One stretch of Candidatus Rokuibacteriota bacterium DNA includes these proteins:
- a CDS encoding Gfo/Idh/MocA family oxidoreductase, translating to MVIGARGVGDSIGLIGCGSIGSRHARNLRELGIERLLLYDSDRDRAASLAAAVGAEWVASVEEVLQARPLAVLVCTPPHLHVPVSRQAIAAGAHVFVEKPLSTSLDGTEELIEVAAQAGKRVIVGCNMRFHPGVAQIRAALTRAAVGRPWFFRAHYGHYLPFWRPGQDYRLSHSGHRGQGGGLTIECIHEIDYLRWLAGEVKAVDATRARVGELDIETEDFASLTLSFEAGCMAQVQLDCLRWFKSRGCEVVGENGIVVWVSQGRAPEAVEVRFFDKNRRRWESLYREDAYDGNLMYVEEMRQFLDCLSGASTELLDVADARRVLEIALAASTG from the coding sequence GTGGTGATCGGGGCACGGGGTGTGGGCGACTCGATCGGGTTGATCGGATGCGGGTCGATCGGGTCGCGACACGCCCGGAACCTGAGGGAGCTGGGAATCGAGCGCCTGCTGCTCTACGACTCGGACAGGGATCGTGCGGCGTCGCTCGCGGCGGCGGTCGGGGCCGAGTGGGTCGCGTCGGTCGAGGAGGTCCTGCAGGCGCGGCCCCTCGCGGTGCTCGTGTGCACCCCCCCTCACCTCCACGTCCCGGTCAGCCGCCAGGCGATCGCAGCGGGGGCCCACGTCTTCGTCGAGAAGCCGCTGTCCACTTCCCTCGACGGGACCGAGGAGCTCATCGAGGTCGCCGCGCAGGCCGGGAAGCGTGTGATCGTCGGGTGCAACATGCGGTTCCACCCCGGCGTGGCCCAGATCCGCGCGGCGCTCACGAGGGCTGCCGTCGGCCGGCCGTGGTTCTTCAGGGCCCACTATGGGCACTACCTGCCCTTCTGGCGGCCGGGGCAGGACTACCGGCTCAGCCACAGCGGCCACCGTGGGCAGGGCGGCGGTCTCACGATCGAGTGCATTCACGAGATCGACTACCTGCGCTGGCTGGCGGGAGAGGTCAAGGCGGTCGACGCGACCCGGGCGCGGGTCGGCGAGCTCGATATCGAGACCGAGGACTTCGCCTCTCTCACGCTCTCCTTCGAGGCCGGCTGTATGGCGCAGGTACAGCTTGACTGCCTGCGGTGGTTCAAGAGCCGGGGGTGCGAGGTCGTCGGGGAGAACGGGATCGTGGTCTGGGTGAGCCAGGGCCGGGCGCCGGAGGCCGTCGAGGTCCGCTTTTTCGACAAGAACCGACGGCGATGGGAGAGCCTGTACCGCGAGGACGCCTACGACGGCAACCTTATGTACGTAGAAGAGATGCGTCAGTTCCTCGACTGCCTGTCTGGCGCTTCCACGGAACTGCTCGACGTCGCGGATGCCCGGCGCGTGCTGGAGATCGCCCTGGCCGCGTCGACCGGTTGA